In Scheffersomyces stipitis CBS 6054 chromosome 8, complete sequence, one DNA window encodes the following:
- a CDS encoding predicted protein (go_component nucleus~go_function nucleic acid binding; zinc ion binding) — protein MKKKTLILNLKSSSKQATSRKSNDLDTRELPYRGIFPYPDCTINDTDPTKEDRELFEKLAEEGNALRLKDTNQLTQQKDETPTINDRSVESTPTPASMPNLLKSQIEKIVFRNYEINTWYTAPYPEEYSQSKVLFICEHCLKYMNSPMSYKRHQLKNCNFSNNHPPGVEIYRDLATRISIWEVDGRKNINYCQNLCLLAKLFLNSKTLYYDVEPFIFYILTEIDEFNLSKYHFVGYFSKEKLNNSDYNVSCILTLPIYQRKGYGNLLIDFSYLLSRQEFKYGTPEKPLSDLGLLSYRNYWRVTIAYKLRELYTAFGSEEESTTPSSIISHTTISVDILCKLTGMTSSDVVVGLEQLDALIKNPSTNTYAIVLNLKKINYEIARWEKKNYTKLNYSKLLWKPMLFGPSGGINSAPAFVAPLAAGHNSVSSIVGFLKDDINNPYSYEEEAYKEIEMRREVSLSKSDDNDNADDQEDPDEDLDNYLICYPGIQYSTKKKPIKSSTEIKQVSFVDLNNLSDEFPEIFEDDEPASSSSESEDYVEASEVEDVDEEEEE, from the coding sequence atgaagaagaagacccTTATTCTCAATCTCaagtcatcttcaaagCAAGCGACGTCTCGCAAACTGAACGATTTGGATACACGAGAATTGCCGTACAGAGGTATATTTCCATATCCTGACTGCACCATCAACGATACTGATCCTACCAAAGAGGATCGAGAActttttgaaaagttggctGAAGAAGGCAATGCTCTTCGTTTAAAAGATACAAACCAGTTGACCCAGCAAAAGGATGAAACTCCAACCATTAACGATAGAAGTGTAGAATCAACTCCTACGCCTGCCTCAATGCCCAATTTGCTCAAGTCTCAAATCGAGAAAATTGTTTTCCGCAACTACGAAATCAACACCTGGTACACAGCTCCATACCCAGAAGAATACTCTCAATCCAAAGTATTATTCATCTGTGAGCATTGCTTAAAGTATATGAACTCACCCATGTCCTACAAGAGACACCAGCTCAAGAACTGTAACTTTTCAAATAACCATCCTCCAGGAGTAGAAATATATCGTGATTTGGCTACACGGATCCTGATCTGGGAAGTAGATGGCCGCAAGAATATTAACTATTGCCAAAACTTATGTCTTCTTGCAAAGCTATTTCTCAATTCAAAAACTTTGTATTACGATGTGGAGCCATTCATATTTTACATATTGACAGAAATTGACGAATTCAACCTCTCAAAATACCATTTTGTCGGATACTTTTCCAAAGAGAAGTTAAATAATTCCGACTACAACGTCTCCTGTATTCTCACGTTGCCTATTTATCAGAGAAAAGGTTATGGTAACCTATTGATCGATTTCTCGTATTTGTTGAGCAGACAAGAATTCAAGTATGGTACACCAGAAAAGCCATTGAGTGATTTAGGTTTACTCAGTTATAGAAACTACTGGAGAGTAACCATCGCCTATAAACTTAGAGAACTCTACACAGCATTTGGgtcagaagaagaatccacAACTCCTTCCTCCATCATTTCCCACACAACAATATCAGTAGATATACTTTGTAAACTAACTGGTatgacttcttcagatgTGGTAGTTGGTTTAGAACAGTTAGATGCATTGATCAAAAACCCGTCCACCAACACATATGCAATTGTTCttaacttgaagaaaataaaCTATGAAATCGCCAGATGGGAGAAGAAAAACTATACTAAACTCAATTACTCCAAGCTTCTTTGGAAGCCAATGCTTTTCGGGCCCTCTGGGGGGATTAATTCAGCACCAGCGTTTGTAGCTCCTCTTGCTGCTGGTCACAATAGTGTCTCTCTGATAGTtggtttcttgaaagatgaCATCAATAACCCATATTcatatgaagaagaagcataTAAGGAGATAGAAatgagaagagaagttAGTCTTCTGAAATCGGACGACAATGACAACGCAgatgatcaagaagatccCGACGAAGATTTAGATAACTATTTGATATGTTATCCAGGAATACAGTACAgcaccaagaagaaaccaataAAGCTGTCTACTGAGATCAAGCAAGTTTCTTTTGTAGACCTCAACAATCTACTGGACGAGTTCCCTGAAATATTCGAAGATGACGAACCTGCCAGTAGCTCCAGTGAGTCGGAAGACTATGTGGAAGCATCAGAAGTGGAAGAtgttgacgaagaagaagaggag
- a CDS encoding predicted protein — translation MGASNFTQVISVGVVSFLTGYYVHQWLNSKSSRPRTRSSIRKVTSSSEESTEESFEEDSDDEGIDINSTSLNEIPGEVRMTLVVRQDLKMGKGKAAAQCSHATLALYKKITNPQSDAYNPDMVRRWEYGNGQAKITLQVPNEDEMDTLFAQAISLGVNAYVVHDAGRTQIAAGSATVLGLGPAPKLVLDQITSELKLY, via the coding sequence ATGGGAGCATCTAATTTCACACAAGTGATTTCCGTTGGAGTTGTTTCGTTCCTCACAGGCTACTATGTTCATCAATGGTTGAATTCCAAGAGCAGCAGACCTAGAACCAGATCCAGCATTAGAAAGGTCACATCTTCTTCCGAAGAGTCTACTGAGGAgtcttttgaagaagattcggACGACGAAGGTATCGATATCAATTCCACCTCCCTAAACGAAATACCTGGAGAAGTCCGTATGACTTTGGTAGTTCGTCAGGACTTGAAAATGGGCAAAGGTAAGGCTGCTGCACAATGTCTGCATGCCACATTGGCTCTCTACAAAAAGATCACCAACCCCCAGTCAGATGCTTATAACCCAGACATGGTGAGAAGATGGGaatatggaaatggacAGGCCAAGATCACATTACAGGTTCCaaatgaagacgaaatgGATACTTTGTTTGCACAAGCCATTTCTTTAGGTGTCAATGCTTATGTAGTTCATGATGCCGGAAGAACTCAAATCGCTGCTGGAAGTGCCACTGTACTTGGATTAGGTCCAGCTCCAAAATTAGTGTTGGACCAAATCACCCtggagttgaaattgtacTAG
- a CDS encoding predicted protein, translating to MSDIDRLLSVEESSLVKDQEIERVLSCSEWDYFAILDVDPSKHEPEAIPNVVKKIYRKKSLLIHPDRTNNSKAPEAFDKLKKAELVLGTSLDGESDNNLVAEKRRLMDIYIDVQKKSQQQELTEVRLEVASILKEEVNNENIDKLYKQRQEASKQAELQRAQESRKMRKKLEEKWEDDRDARVSNWRKYTRKVEKSKKKIKKKLLA from the coding sequence ATGTCTGATATAGATAGGCTTCTTTCTGTAGAAGAGTCTTCGTTAGTCAAAGatcaagagattgaacgggttctttcttgttctgaATGGGATTATTTCGCTATACTTGATGTTGATCCCAGCAAGCACGAACCTGAGGCTATACCGAATGtagtgaagaaaatatATAGAAAGAAGTCATTGCTTATCCATCCTGACAGGACGAACAATTCAAAAGCACCAGAAGCATTTGATAAGTTGAAAAAGGCAGAGTTGGTTCTTGGGACTTCTCTAGATGGGGAATCTGATAATAACCTAGTCGCAGAGAAGAGAAGGCTCATGGATATATATATCGATGtacagaagaagctgcaacaacaagaattgaCTGAGGTAAGATTGGAAGTGGCTTCTATATTAAAGGAAGAAGTAAATAACGAAAACATCGACAAGTTATACAAGCAGAGACAAGAAGCCAGCAAACAAGCAGAGCTACAACGGGCACAAGAGTCGAGAAAGATGCGGAAGAAGCTCGAGGAAAAATGGGAGGACGACAGAGATGCCAGAGTGAGCAATTGGCGAAAGTATACACGTAAGGTTGAAAAGagtaagaagaagataaagaagaagctatTAGCCTGA
- a CDS encoding predicted protein: protein MFRRAICRSVYRDNIFLKPTDFFRMSTTSNAWKPRYFDIGVNFSDSSFQGRYHDSTIANDPTVISAVIDRAHFFNVEKILITSSTIKESEDHFGLCEENHRNFSSTAGVHPCTVAEEFYVKDENGKYTETLRDDVDEKLQKLKDIVETGHELGYIKAFGEIGLDYDRLHYSTVDQQKTMFRKQLEVIADLKGLKIPLFLHMRAACDDFVEILQPFIEDGSIEKGNGVVHSFTGTEEELSKLLKLGFYISLNGCSLKTEENLQVASLIPKEKLLIETDAPWCEVRKTHAGYKYITPYPNKFYPEKSMKIITELTPQPKKDPIKMHELLPYPIVNKKNSDKHFTFVKELISQEHNLSNIDFRVGKFAPPLMKSRNEPVFVGTIAEILCGLHGITDDKEIEDFVDLVYENSCKLFKV from the exons ATGTTTCGTAGGGCAATTTGCAGAAGTGTCTACAGAGATAACATTTTCCTCAAACCTACGGACTTTTTCAGGATGtcaactacttcaaatGCATGGAAACCTCGGTATTTCGACATTGGCGTCAACTTTTCCGATTCCCTGTTCCAAGGTAGATATCATGATTCAACCATTGCCAATGACCCTACTGTCATCAGTGCTGTGATAGACAGAGCGCACTTTTTTaatgtagaaaagataCTTATAACGTCTTCTACTATCAAGGAAAGCGAAGATCATTTTGGTTTATGTGAAGAGAATCACCGTAACTTCAGCTCCACTGCTGGTGTCCATCCATGCACTGTAGCCGAAGAATTCTATGttaaagatgaaaatggaaagtACACTGAAACGTTAAGAGATGATGTTGAcgaaaaattgcaaaaattaAAAGACATTGTAGAAACTGGCCATGAATTGGGCTATATCAAGGCTTTTGGGGAAATTGGATTGGACTACGATAGATTGCATTATTCAACAGTTGACCAACAAAAGACGATGTTCAGAAAACAGCTAGAGGTTATTGCTGATTTGAAGGGCCTCAAAATTCCCTTATTTTTGCATATGAGAGCTGCTTGTGACGACTTCGTTGAGATTCTCCAGCCATTTATTGAGGATGGATCAATCGAGAAGGGTAATGGTGTAGTTCATTCCTTCACtggaacagaagaagagttgtccaaacttttgaaattgGGATTTTACATCAGTTTGAATGGTTGTTCCttgaaaacagaagaaaaccTACAGGTTGCTTCTTTAATACCCAAGGAAAAACTATTGATAGAGACTGATGCACCATGGTGTGAAGTCAGGAAAACTCACGCTGGCTACAAATACATTACTCCTTATCCAAACAAGTTTTACCCGGAA AAATCAATGAAAATAATAACGGAACTTACC CCTCAACCCAAGAAGGATCCAATCAAGATGCATGAGCTTTTGCCATACCCTATTGTTAACAAAAAGAACTCCGACAAACACTTCACCTTTGtgaaagagttgatttcaCAGGAGCACAATCTCCTGAATATTGATTTTAGAGTTGGCAAATTTGCTCCTCCATTGATGAAATCTAGAAACGAGCCAGTTTTCGTTGGTACCATAGCAGAGATCTTGTGTGGACTTCATGGGATAACAGATGACAAAGAGATAGAAGACTTTGTTGACCTAGTCTACGAGAACTCTTGCAAATTGTTTAAGGTTTAG